The proteins below come from a single Alosa sapidissima isolate fAloSap1 chromosome 23, fAloSap1.pri, whole genome shotgun sequence genomic window:
- the LOC121698697 gene encoding uncharacterized protein LOC121698697, whose protein sequence is MFHSLPRLRKSKMSSDIVMDEMMDLHNHQSPINLKMSNQKNHKPRPYSRPSTKGSSSASADLNTLRKERARVLLSLIPSDKRKKIGLELRPTQIAQKPNTEKCRPTGQSDIFPYIFWNVAKNDTYRSVWWSADGTAVVIHEMMFIAEILERDIFNTKSIKNFYRQLNLYGFTRPGFNLENHGNPSMDITAKEVMVFAHPYFQRECDHLLAQLKQGVGTKATEISPVADPERFKASGYGCKLRDEMPSSTSRRPAIQSPCPMSGLKPPCRLAAEQVGLASQKTSTLKDQLKALLCENNVAQHQQLVLTPDMTQYHPSLGLSLMLADLESKRRALIGFLQKHRASSAAQLT, encoded by the exons ATGTTTCATTCACTGCCAAGACTGCGAAAGAGTAAGATGTCTTCTGATATTGTAATGGATGAAATGATGGATCTTCACAATCACCAGTCACCCATCAATTTGAAGATGTCCAATCAAAAGAATCACAAACCTCGGCCCTACAGTCGCCCGTCGACTAAAGGTTCATCTTCAGCATCTGCTGACCTAAACACCTTGAGGAAAGAGAGGGCACGGGTGCTTTTGTCACTGATACCCTCTGACAAGAGGAAGAAAATCGGCCTCGAACTGAGACCAACTCAAATAGCGCAAAAACCGAACACTGAGAAGTGTAGACCAACAGGTCAGTCAGACATATTCCCATATATATTTTGGAATGTTGCCAAAAATGACACCTATCGGTCCGTATGGTGGAGCGCTGATGGAACTGCTGTGGTTATCCATGAGATGATGTTCATTGCTGAAATCCTTGAAAGAGATATATTCAACACAAAGAGCATCAAAAACTTCTATCGCCAGCTTAACCTGTATGGATTTACCAGGCCTGGATTTAACTTAGAAAACCATGGAAATCCCAGCATGGACATTACTGCCAAAGAGGTCATG GTGTTTGCCCATCCTTACTTCCAGAGGGAGTGTGATCACCTCCTGGCCCAGCTGAAGCAGGGCGTAGGGACCAAAGCTACTGAAATATCCCCAGTTGCTGATCCGGAACGTTTTAAAGCTTCTGGATATGGTTGCAAGCTGCGTGATGAAATGCCCAGCTCAACCTCCCGCAGACCCGCGATCCAATCACCCTGCCCCATGAGCGGTCTGAAACCACCTTGCCGGCTGGCCGCTGAGCAGGTTGGCTTGGCTTCACAGAAGACCTCTACGTTGAAGGATCAGCTCAAAGCCCTTCTCTGTGAGAACAATGTGGCCCAGCACCAGCAGCTGGTTCTGACCCCTGATATGACCCAATATCACCCCAGCCTTGGCCTGTCTCTTATGCTGGCCGATTTGGAGAGCAAGAGAAGGGCCTTGATTGGCTTCCTTCAGAAGCATAGAGCCAGCTCAGCAGCTCAATTGACTTGA